The region AAAAGTTGATGAAAATGAAACTTCATCAAATGATGAAGAGATAAAAGAAGATAAAAAAGATTAACTATGTATGATAGTTTTGTTGCAAAAGAGGGTAAAAGTCAAATAAAAATACTATTTTTTTTATTAGTATTTTTTTATATTATGGATTGTGACTTTTTATCATTATTATCTTTTGTAGCATTACTATTTACAATATATATCTATAGATTTAAATTTATAGATATAGCTACATTAAAAAACGATGAAATTTATTCTCCAATAGATGGAAAAGTTATATCAATTGATACAAATGGATTTAAAAAAAGTATTACTATTGATGTTAGTATTTTTGATTCCCATATTTTAAGAAGTTTAGGTTCATCAAAAGTAGAAATCTCACATAAAAAAGGAACAAATTTATTATTAGATTCCTATAAAGCAAAAAAATTTAATGAAACTTTTGAGATAAAATATGAAAATATGAAGATGAAACTTATTTCATCTTTATTTAATCCTTCATTAAATATTCAAAAAAAAGAGAATTACAAAAAAGGTGAAAAAATCACTACATTTATCCATGGACAAGTAATTATTAACTTTGAATCTAATATAGAAATTAATGTTTCTATGAATGATAAAGTGATTTCTGGAAAAACAGTTATAGCTAAAAAAATAAAAAACTCTTGACAAACAATTTTTAAATATATATAATACTTCACTTAATTTAATAGGAGAGTATAAATGAAAATATATGATTTTTTCAACAACCATTTCATAAAAAGTGTTAACACTCTTCTGCTTCTTACAAAATCACTCTAATATTTAAACAATAAATAACAAAAATCACAACTTAAGAATATAGGTTTACTTTTTTTACAATAAAAAAAAGGTATAATATGTCACTTTACAAGGGTAATAACATGGATAATAATAAAATATACGTATTTGATACAACATTAAGAGATGGAGAACAATCTCCTGGCTGTTCAATGAACACAGAAGAGAAGATTAAAGTTGCTTTGCAATTAGAAAAATTAGGTGTAGATATAATAGAAGCAGGTTTTGCAGCAGCCAGTCCTGGTGACTTTGATGCTGTTAGTAGAATTGCAGAAGTTGTTAAAAATTCAAGTATTTGTTCTTTAAGTAGAGCAGTTGAAAATGATATTAAGCAATCAGGTTTGGCTGTAGAAAAAGCACCATTACATAGAATTCACACATTTATAGCTACTTCACCAATTCATATGAAGTATAAATTAAAAATGAGTGAAGATGAAGTTATCAAAAGAGCAATTCACGCAGTAGAATACGCTAGAACATTTGTTGATGATGTTGAGTTTTCTTTAGAAGATGCGGGAAGATCTGAAATCTCATTTATGAAAGAGGTTATGGATGCTGTAATTGGTGCAGGAGCTAAAACTATCAACTTACCTGATACAGTTGGATATAGATTACCAACAGAATTAGGTGCAATGGTAAAAGAACTATCTGATTTTGCAGGAGATAGAGCAAGAATATCTGTTCATAATCACAACGATTTAGGATTGGCAACAGCTAATACTTTGGCAGCTGTTATGAATGGTGCTAGACAAATTGAAGTTACAATTAATGGTTTAGGGGAAAGAGCAGGAAACTCATCTTTAGAAGAAGCAGTAATGGCTATTAAAACAAGACGTGATGCTTTTGGTGGATTATATACTGATATTAATACTCCTGAGATCTATCCAACTTCAAGATTAGTTGCGACAATAACAGGAGTTGAACCACAACAAAACAAAGCAATTGTTGGTAAAAATGCATTTGCACACGAAAGTGGAATTCATCAAGATGGTGTATTAAAGCATCAAGAGACTTATGAGATTATGAAGCCTGAAGATGTTGGTGTATTTAAAGATTCTACATTGATTTTAGGAAAACATAGTGGTAGAGCTGCTTTTAGAGATAAAATCAATCAATTAGGATTTGATAAAGTTTCAGAAGAAGAGTTAAACGCTGCATTTGAAAAGTTTAAAATTTTGGCAGATAAGAAAAAAGATGTTACAGATGATGATGTAAGAATGTTAATTACTGATGAAGCATTGAACTCAGATAAAACTTATGAGTTAGTTGGATTACAAATTTCAGACTGTTCAAATGGTATGCCAATGGCTGCTGTAACTATTAAATTTAAAGATGAAATTATGCAAGATGCAAATATTGGTGATGGTACAATGGATGCAATCTTTAAAACTATTGATAGATTAACAGGTTATGACGGACAATTAAAAGATTATAAAGTTTTATCTGTAACTGAAGGAAAGGATGCCTTAGCAAAAGTTACAACAAGAGTATCTTTTGATGAAAAATCACCTGAATTTGTTGGGCATGGTTTAAGTATAGATACAATGTTAGCTACAGCTAAAGCTTATGTTGGTGCAGTTAATTCTTATCTTTCTCAAAAAGAGAGATTAGCAAAAAAGACTGAGCATCAAGTGTAAACACAAGGGATTTACTCCCTTGGTAAAAATATATGAAAAATAGTATAGTAAATGGCTTTTATAAATTAGATTCTTCCACAAAGTATACTTCTTTTAAAGAATTTACAAGAAATATACTTGAAAACAATCACTATAAATATAAAAAATATTTCGATTTTTGTATGATTTTTTTAGTTTTAAGTACTATTGGAATCTTAATCTATGAGGTAAATCATACAAAAGTTGATGTTTTAAATACTTATGAATATTTTGCAATAGTTATCTTTCTTTTCGAATGGATAGGAAGGCTTTGGGTTTATAGTGATGTAAGAAAAAGAGTAATTCTAGACTATGAAGAATCACTTTTTTTAGCAAAAAAATATAAACTCTCAAAATCTTTAAAAAAGGCTTTTAAAGAAAAGCTTGAATTTATCTTCTCCCCTATGTCAATTATTGATTTACTAGCTATTTTACCAGCATATAGACCTCTTAGAGTTTTAAGAATATTTTTACTATTTAGATTATTTAAAATTATTAGATATACCAATTCTTTAAAAGAGTTTTTAAATATTTTTGTTGAAAGAAAGTTTGAATTATATACATTAGCAATCTTAAGTGGTATTGTAATATTTTTTGGTTCAACAATTATGTTTGTTTATGAAGGGCCTGAGGGGGTAAATGATCAAGTAAATCATTTCTTTGATGCAGTTTATTGGTCTTTAATTACAATCTCAACAGTTGGTTATGGAGATATTGTTCCTATTACCCCTGAAGGAAAATTTGTTACTTTAATAC is a window of Halarcobacter sp. DNA encoding:
- a CDS encoding phosphatidylserine decarboxylase, producing MYDSFVAKEGKSQIKILFFLLVFFYIMDCDFLSLLSFVALLFTIYIYRFKFIDIATLKNDEIYSPIDGKVISIDTNGFKKSITIDVSIFDSHILRSLGSSKVEISHKKGTNLLLDSYKAKKFNETFEIKYENMKMKLISSLFNPSLNIQKKENYKKGEKITTFIHGQVIINFESNIEINVSMNDKVISGKTVIAKKIKNS
- a CDS encoding 2-isopropylmalate synthase, with protein sequence MDNNKIYVFDTTLRDGEQSPGCSMNTEEKIKVALQLEKLGVDIIEAGFAAASPGDFDAVSRIAEVVKNSSICSLSRAVENDIKQSGLAVEKAPLHRIHTFIATSPIHMKYKLKMSEDEVIKRAIHAVEYARTFVDDVEFSLEDAGRSEISFMKEVMDAVIGAGAKTINLPDTVGYRLPTELGAMVKELSDFAGDRARISVHNHNDLGLATANTLAAVMNGARQIEVTINGLGERAGNSSLEEAVMAIKTRRDAFGGLYTDINTPEIYPTSRLVATITGVEPQQNKAIVGKNAFAHESGIHQDGVLKHQETYEIMKPEDVGVFKDSTLILGKHSGRAAFRDKINQLGFDKVSEEELNAAFEKFKILADKKKDVTDDDVRMLITDEALNSDKTYELVGLQISDCSNGMPMAAVTIKFKDEIMQDANIGDGTMDAIFKTIDRLTGYDGQLKDYKVLSVTEGKDALAKVTTRVSFDEKSPEFVGHGLSIDTMLATAKAYVGAVNSYLSQKERLAKKTEHQV